The following are from one region of the Methanospirillum hungatei genome:
- a CDS encoding tRNA pseudouridine(54/55) synthase Pus10 codes for MELTELYQKVTEYGDICDHCLGRMVAKRSFGLSNDMRGKGIRISAALSLNQPYMEQKEPCWICGDFFKTTDSWAERVIEALSGIEGKTFVIGSKVPPLMSESEEMVWSDLGLSDPEPLKSEINREVGKCVAAKSTLVGDTKNPDLIAVLNISEDTIEVQIRPLFLYGRYLKYERGIPQTHWTCRSCKGAGCEACSGTGKQYQDSVEELIGKPLLPIFKAERVILHGAGREDIDAVMIGSGRPFVLEIVNPHIRDANPEELQNAINTYNEGRVGVADIRWSARSEVETLKSHKGHKKYRILVDIDGSVPETALQSAVQQLSGAIIRQRTPIRVAHRRADKVRERGVLDIRYTGKEGKDFVLEVTGESGLYIKELISGDQGRTTPSLTEVLKTPARVVQLDVIHVEGIDQVKSHGTS; via the coding sequence ATGGAACTGACTGAATTATACCAGAAAGTAACAGAATATGGAGATATTTGTGACCATTGTCTTGGTCGGATGGTAGCGAAGCGGTCCTTTGGCCTCTCAAATGATATGAGAGGAAAAGGGATTCGGATTTCAGCTGCCTTGTCCCTGAATCAGCCATACATGGAACAGAAGGAGCCCTGCTGGATTTGTGGGGATTTTTTTAAGACTACCGATTCATGGGCAGAACGTGTAATTGAAGCGTTATCAGGAATTGAAGGAAAAACCTTTGTAATCGGATCGAAGGTTCCTCCCCTTATGAGTGAATCTGAGGAGATGGTGTGGAGTGATCTCGGACTCTCTGATCCTGAACCGCTCAAATCAGAAATCAATCGCGAAGTAGGGAAGTGTGTTGCTGCAAAATCCACCCTTGTAGGAGATACAAAAAATCCAGATCTAATTGCAGTCCTCAATATCAGCGAAGACACCATTGAAGTCCAAATCCGTCCTCTCTTTCTCTACGGAAGATATCTCAAATATGAGCGGGGAATTCCGCAGACACACTGGACATGCAGATCATGTAAGGGCGCCGGGTGTGAGGCATGTTCCGGTACTGGAAAACAATACCAGGATTCTGTGGAAGAACTCATAGGAAAACCGCTTCTTCCGATATTTAAGGCTGAACGAGTTATCCTTCATGGTGCCGGAAGAGAAGATATTGATGCTGTGATGATAGGATCAGGTAGACCTTTTGTGCTTGAGATAGTCAATCCTCATATTAGGGATGCAAACCCGGAAGAACTCCAGAATGCTATAAATACCTACAATGAAGGCAGGGTAGGAGTTGCTGATATCAGATGGAGTGCACGGTCTGAGGTGGAAACCTTAAAGAGCCACAAGGGGCATAAAAAATACAGGATTCTGGTCGATATAGACGGTTCCGTCCCGGAAACCGCCCTTCAATCAGCAGTACAGCAACTATCGGGGGCTATAATACGTCAGCGCACGCCAATACGTGTAGCCCACCGGAGGGCAGATAAAGTACGTGAACGGGGCGTTCTCGATATCAGATATACAGGAAAAGAGGGTAAAGACTTCGTACTTGAGGTCACCGGTGAATCCGGCCTGTATATTAAAGAGCTGATATCCGGTGACCAGGGACGGACTACGCCTAGTTTGACAGAGGTCCTGAAAACCCCTGCTCGCGTAGTACAACTCGATGTAATCCACGTGGAAGGGATAGATCAGGTGAAATCTCATGGCACTTCATAA
- a CDS encoding 50S ribosomal protein L21e, whose translation MALHNGPRKKTRYKFKKDLRSRGVLPVTLVIQKFEIGQKVHIVCEPSIQKGMPHRRFHGKTGSVVGQRGRAWLVEIRDGNKNKTVISRPQHLRAQQY comes from the coding sequence ATGGCACTTCATAACGGACCAAGAAAAAAGACGCGGTATAAATTTAAGAAAGATCTCAGATCACGTGGTGTTCTCCCGGTAACCCTGGTTATCCAGAAGTTTGAGATTGGTCAAAAGGTTCATATTGTTTGTGAACCGAGCATTCAGAAAGGAATGCCTCACCGCAGATTCCATGGCAAGACCGGCTCAGTTGTCGGTCAGCGTGGTCGTGCCTGGCTTGTAGAGATCCGTGATGGTAACAAAAACAAAACGGTCATCTCCCGTCCACAGCACCTCCGTGCACAGCAGTACTAA
- the purH gene encoding bifunctional phosphoribosylaminoimidazolecarboxamide formyltransferase/IMP cyclohydrolase, with translation MKRALLSVWNKDGITDLARSLHSAGIELLSSGGTAKVLTNAGIPLIEVSEYTGFPEMMDGRVKTLHPLIHGGILGRRGIDDAVMQQHAIGPIDLVVVNLYPFEEMTKQGLPLDELIEFIDIGGPAMIRAAAKNFQDVLVVIDPADYRIVIDTISSGKEFTKGERLTFARKVFARMAAYDGAISNYLYSLDQELPTVYSAQFRHGRMLRYGENPHQIAAVYGEAGIGGSIPLQGKAMSYNNYLDVDAAVGLLREFDECAAVIVKHNNPCGVATGKDVLSVYKAARDVDPVSAYGGIVAVNCEVHEDLAREIASTFIEVLAAPFFSPEARDILKAKENLRLLQITEPVSKEAIRTIDGGALIQVTPVQREEWQVVSDRDPTADEEIAMMLAMKVCKHVKSNAIVFADKNRALGIGAGQMSRVDSAKIAISKAQFPLSGSVVASDAFLPFSDTLEVAAEAGATALIQPGGSIRDNEVIDEANRRKMAMVFTGVRYFRH, from the coding sequence ATGAAACGTGCACTCCTCTCAGTCTGGAATAAGGATGGAATAACAGACCTTGCCCGCAGCCTGCATTCAGCCGGGATTGAACTGCTGAGTTCAGGAGGTACAGCAAAAGTTCTCACAAATGCCGGAATTCCTCTTATTGAAGTATCAGAATATACCGGATTTCCGGAAATGATGGATGGCCGGGTCAAAACTCTTCACCCTTTAATTCATGGCGGAATTTTGGGGCGTAGAGGCATTGATGATGCCGTCATGCAGCAACATGCAATCGGCCCAATTGATCTCGTTGTCGTAAACCTCTATCCGTTTGAAGAGATGACAAAGCAGGGACTCCCCCTTGATGAACTTATTGAATTTATTGATATCGGGGGACCTGCCATGATTCGTGCAGCTGCGAAAAACTTCCAGGATGTGCTGGTTGTCATAGATCCGGCAGATTACCGGATCGTTATAGATACAATATCATCCGGAAAAGAATTTACGAAAGGTGAACGCCTGACTTTTGCCAGAAAGGTTTTCGCCAGGATGGCAGCATATGATGGGGCAATCAGCAATTATCTTTACAGCTTAGATCAGGAACTCCCGACGGTTTACTCAGCCCAGTTCAGGCATGGCCGGATGCTTAGGTATGGAGAGAATCCCCACCAGATTGCAGCAGTGTACGGTGAAGCAGGAATCGGTGGAAGTATCCCCCTTCAGGGAAAAGCGATGTCATATAATAATTACCTGGATGTTGATGCAGCTGTTGGTCTTCTTCGGGAGTTTGACGAGTGTGCTGCCGTTATCGTCAAACACAATAATCCCTGTGGTGTCGCAACAGGAAAGGATGTACTGTCAGTGTACAAAGCTGCCCGTGATGTTGATCCGGTATCTGCATATGGTGGCATCGTTGCTGTGAACTGTGAAGTACACGAAGATCTTGCCAGGGAGATAGCATCAACCTTCATTGAAGTGCTGGCAGCTCCTTTCTTCTCCCCCGAAGCCAGAGACATTTTGAAAGCAAAGGAGAACCTCCGATTACTACAGATTACTGAGCCTGTCAGCAAAGAAGCGATCCGGACAATTGACGGAGGTGCTCTTATTCAGGTCACTCCTGTGCAGCGTGAGGAATGGCAGGTTGTATCAGACCGCGATCCGACTGCTGATGAGGAGATTGCCATGATGCTGGCTATGAAAGTGTGCAAACACGTAAAAAGTAATGCAATAGTTTTTGCTGATAAGAACCGTGCACTTGGGATTGGTGCCGGACAGATGAGCAGAGTGGATAGTGCGAAGATTGCCATATCTAAAGCACAGTTTCCCCTGTCCGGTTCAGTTGTTGCATCTGATGCATTTTTGCCATTCTCTGATACTCTTGAGGTTGCTGCAGAAGCAGGAGCTACTGCCCTTATTCAGCCAGGTGGTTCTATCCGGGATAACGAGGTTATTGATGAAGCGAACCGTAGGAAAATGGCTATGGTCTTTACCGGAGTCAGGTATTTCAGGCACTGA
- a CDS encoding RNA polymerase Rpb4 family protein — MKIKGILQEKAITLPELKEELLNVEAARLEKGKEMSYELRRSIEHANQISKTSAEKSAELVQALLQLDKVKPDVAYRIASVMPRTRDEVRAVFGRDKFSHTPEELDAIIDLVISHFR, encoded by the coding sequence ATGAAGATAAAAGGAATCCTGCAGGAAAAAGCAATTACTCTCCCCGAACTGAAAGAAGAGCTCCTGAATGTGGAAGCGGCACGTCTTGAAAAGGGCAAAGAGATGTCATATGAGCTTCGGCGGAGTATTGAACATGCCAATCAGATCTCAAAAACATCTGCAGAAAAGTCAGCAGAACTTGTGCAGGCACTGCTACAGCTTGATAAAGTAAAACCTGACGTGGCATACCGTATTGCAAGTGTTATGCCACGTACACGGGATGAAGTGCGGGCAGTATTTGGAAGAGATAAGTTTTCACACACCCCCGAAGAACTGGATGCTATCATTGATCTGGTGATTTCCCACTTCAGATAG
- the rsmA gene encoding 16S rRNA (adenine(1518)-N(6)/adenine(1519)-N(6))-dimethyltransferase RsmA: MRAYRDQHFLTDPRIVARIADILDISGRIVLEIGPGAGILTQALLDRGARVVSVELDANLIDKLSSRFASELADGSLTIIHGDAVKVPLPPFEIVMANLPYSISSPITFRLLDIGFEAAILMYQKEFADRMMAHPGTRECGRLSIMLQTYARANRCFDLPPGAFSPPPAVRSTVMWIEPREPLFAIENRQIYENIVRELFTRRRKTVQSTLKALAGTYGNEKIETVLKDLDPEILSSRPEALYLEDFATISNRISI, translated from the coding sequence ATGAGAGCTTACCGGGATCAGCACTTTTTGACCGATCCTCGGATTGTCGCTCGTATTGCAGACATTCTGGACATTTCAGGAAGAATCGTTCTTGAAATAGGTCCTGGTGCTGGTATTCTGACTCAGGCACTTCTCGATCGGGGTGCCAGAGTCGTCTCTGTAGAACTTGATGCAAATCTCATTGACAAGTTATCTTCCCGATTTGCGTCAGAACTTGCGGATGGATCTCTTACCATAATTCACGGAGATGCTGTCAAGGTTCCCCTCCCGCCATTTGAAATAGTAATGGCAAATCTTCCTTACTCCATCTCTTCACCGATAACATTCCGGCTTCTTGATATCGGATTTGAAGCAGCAATCCTCATGTACCAAAAAGAGTTTGCTGATCGGATGATGGCTCACCCGGGAACTCGTGAATGTGGAAGACTTTCTATCATGCTTCAGACATATGCCAGAGCAAACAGGTGTTTTGATCTTCCACCCGGAGCATTCTCACCTCCCCCTGCAGTCAGATCAACCGTTATGTGGATTGAACCCAGGGAACCACTTTTTGCGATTGAAAACCGGCAGATATATGAAAACATTGTCCGTGAACTGTTTACACGCCGGAGGAAAACGGTTCAGTCCACCCTGAAAGCATTGGCTGGAACATATGGAAATGAAAAGATAGAAACTGTTCTTAAGGATCTTGATCCTGAGATTTTATCATCACGACCAGAGGCACTCTATCTTGAAGACTTTGCCACCATTTCAAATCGGATCAGTATCTGA
- a CDS encoding HemK2/MTQ2 family protein methyltransferase, with translation MKTLPPFQIGSVSDPTQVYPPREDTFFLLRHAQKELKPDDIVLEVGTGSGYIAAHLDGCLYVVATDINPHAAIMAKLNGLNVVRTDIAAGICRIFTFVLFNPPYIPTHPEEKCDDWLEYALDGGFDGREPLRRFLLQIPEVLTPDGRILVLISSLQDFEKCEELFIKFGYFFQTIGNEILDDGEELRIYHLQK, from the coding sequence TTGAAGACTTTGCCACCATTTCAAATCGGATCAGTATCTGATCCGACGCAGGTATACCCACCAAGAGAAGATACGTTTTTTTTACTGCGTCATGCACAAAAAGAACTGAAACCTGATGATATTGTCCTTGAAGTGGGAACCGGAAGCGGGTATATTGCTGCTCACCTGGACGGTTGCTTATACGTCGTTGCAACAGACATCAATCCCCATGCAGCGATTATGGCAAAACTAAATGGGCTGAATGTTGTAAGAACAGATATTGCAGCAGGAATTTGCCGGATTTTTACTTTCGTGTTATTCAATCCCCCCTATATCCCGACACACCCAGAGGAGAAATGTGATGACTGGCTCGAATATGCCCTCGATGGAGGTTTTGACGGGAGGGAGCCATTACGCAGGTTTTTACTACAGATTCCGGAAGTGTTAACACCTGATGGCAGGATATTGGTACTTATCTCCTCATTACAGGATTTTGAGAAATGTGAAGAGTTATTTATAAAATTCGGATACTTTTTTCAGACTATTGGAAATGAGATCCTGGATGATGGTGAAGAACTCCGAATATATCATCTTCAAAAATAG
- a CDS encoding DUF655 domain-containing protein translates to MKEEKKEINAVVLDILPKGYPDDPRPMYRREPIVQAVGVEQFKLLELIPKTPNLDIGELVYIGGGERPKIERVKRRLRFDELTHSAVQELSFGIERIVKDREKEFVDFYNRSIPITPKLHMLHLLPGIGKKLMWEIIEEREKKQFESFADISQRIKTIPHPDRMILNRILEEIQDPNVKYHLFTSR, encoded by the coding sequence ATGAAAGAGGAGAAAAAAGAGATCAATGCAGTAGTTTTGGATATCCTCCCGAAGGGATATCCAGATGATCCAAGGCCCATGTACCGAAGGGAACCAATAGTCCAGGCGGTGGGAGTTGAGCAGTTCAAACTACTTGAACTGATTCCAAAAACCCCAAACCTCGACATTGGTGAACTCGTATATATCGGAGGGGGAGAGCGTCCAAAGATTGAGCGGGTAAAACGCCGACTCAGGTTTGATGAACTGACACACAGTGCCGTTCAGGAACTGTCTTTTGGTATCGAACGAATAGTAAAAGATCGAGAAAAGGAATTTGTAGATTTTTACAACCGTTCGATCCCGATTACCCCCAAACTCCATATGCTTCACCTGCTTCCAGGAATTGGAAAGAAGCTGATGTGGGAGATCATCGAAGAGCGGGAGAAAAAGCAGTTTGAATCATTTGCTGATATCTCTCAGCGGATTAAAACAATCCCGCATCCTGATCGGATGATACTCAACCGGATTTTGGAAGAAATTCAGGATCCGAATGTCAAATACCACCTCTTTACCTCACGATGA
- a CDS encoding signal recognition particle protein Srp54 produces the protein MLDNLGSNLKDALRKLAGKTVIDRTAVEELVKDLQRALLQSDVNVKQVMQLSQTIKKRALDEQPPKGVTAREHVLRIVYEELVALVGKKVEVTLGKQVILMAGLQGSGKTTTTAKLARFFKRKGMRVAVICADTFRPGAYTQVKTLCDKVNVPCYGDPKEHDARKIVREGLAKLKEEVIIVDTQGRHALEDELITEIIDLNEITKATHRWLVLDAALGQQAREQARRFHEAVNIDGVIITKMDGTAKGGGAMSAVAETGSGIVFIGQGETIEDLEWFDPNSYISRLLGMGDLKALAERVQESIDEQDIDVNAMLSGKFTLRDMYRQLEAVNKMGPLKQVLSMLPLGGMDLPTEALDVTASKMSKYRVIMDSMTSVELDDPTVLNGSRIQRIAQGAGANLEEVRELIKYYKMMKRTFKGLKGGEKGMQRLMKKFGKMG, from the coding sequence ATGCTTGATAACCTGGGATCAAACCTGAAGGATGCCCTGCGTAAACTGGCCGGCAAAACCGTGATTGACCGGACTGCAGTAGAAGAACTGGTAAAAGATCTCCAACGTGCTCTTCTGCAGTCTGATGTCAATGTCAAGCAGGTCATGCAACTATCGCAGACCATCAAAAAACGGGCTCTTGATGAACAGCCTCCTAAAGGAGTTACTGCACGGGAACATGTTCTTCGTATTGTGTATGAGGAACTTGTTGCCCTTGTCGGTAAAAAAGTGGAAGTAACTCTGGGGAAACAGGTAATCCTGATGGCTGGTCTTCAGGGATCAGGTAAAACAACAACAACCGCCAAGCTAGCCAGGTTCTTCAAACGAAAAGGGATGCGGGTTGCCGTTATCTGTGCTGATACCTTCAGACCTGGTGCATATACCCAGGTCAAGACACTTTGTGACAAAGTCAATGTTCCCTGCTATGGTGATCCAAAAGAGCATGATGCCAGGAAGATTGTCAGAGAGGGACTTGCAAAGCTCAAAGAAGAAGTTATCATTGTAGATACTCAGGGGCGTCATGCCCTTGAAGATGAACTCATTACAGAGATCATTGATCTAAATGAAATTACAAAAGCAACACACCGATGGCTTGTATTAGATGCAGCTCTGGGTCAGCAGGCACGGGAGCAGGCACGTAGATTCCATGAAGCGGTAAACATTGATGGTGTCATCATCACCAAGATGGACGGTACAGCAAAAGGTGGTGGTGCCATGTCGGCAGTTGCTGAGACTGGCTCGGGTATCGTCTTCATTGGTCAGGGAGAAACCATCGAGGATCTTGAGTGGTTTGATCCAAATAGTTACATATCCCGGCTGCTTGGTATGGGTGATCTGAAAGCCCTCGCAGAACGTGTTCAGGAGTCTATTGACGAACAGGATATTGACGTCAATGCCATGCTTTCCGGAAAATTCACTCTTCGGGATATGTATCGCCAGCTTGAGGCAGTAAATAAAATGGGCCCATTAAAACAGGTTCTTTCCATGCTGCCACTTGGAGGAATGGATCTTCCGACAGAAGCACTTGATGTAACCGCTTCAAAGATGAGCAAATACCGGGTTATCATGGACTCAATGACATCTGTGGAACTTGATGATCCAACAGTTCTGAATGGTTCACGTATCCAACGGATTGCACAAGGGGCAGGTGCGAATCTTGAGGAAGTCCGTGAACTTATCAAATATTACAAGATGATGAAACGGACATTTAAAGGATTGAAAGGCGGAGAGAAGGGGATGCAGCGGTTGATGAAGAAGTTCGGGAAAATGGGCTGA
- the hxlB gene encoding 6-phospho-3-hexuloisomerase: MALPSTAEPCIPLKDIMLMMISRIGEIAQTLQQDEVDCFISELMRAERIFVVGAGRSGFVAKSFAMRLMHLGFTSYVVGETVTPAFHKNDTLIAFSGSGKTKSVLEACETTKQIGGNICLITGCKTSPMTELASCVVLLSTEEESCHIGSDHFDLRQLRGEHRSIAATCTPLGTLFETSAMIFADSVVSILIEMKHCTVEEIMHRYTNMQ, encoded by the coding sequence ATGGCTTTACCATCCACAGCAGAACCATGTATCCCTTTGAAGGATATCATGCTTATGATGATCTCACGGATAGGTGAGATAGCACAGACGCTCCAGCAGGATGAGGTTGATTGTTTCATCTCTGAACTGATGCGGGCAGAACGGATTTTTGTGGTGGGAGCTGGCAGGTCAGGATTTGTTGCGAAATCCTTTGCCATGCGCCTTATGCATCTGGGATTTACATCATATGTGGTTGGTGAAACCGTCACCCCGGCATTTCATAAAAATGATACTCTGATAGCATTTTCAGGATCAGGAAAAACAAAATCAGTCCTTGAAGCATGTGAAACGACGAAACAGATTGGTGGAAATATCTGTCTGATTACCGGATGTAAAACATCACCGATGACAGAACTCGCTTCCTGTGTGGTGCTACTTAGTACCGAAGAGGAGAGTTGTCATATTGGATCTGATCATTTTGACCTTAGGCAGCTTCGTGGCGAGCACCGTTCGATTGCAGCAACCTGTACTCCGCTTGGTACGTTATTTGAGACTTCAGCTATGATATTTGCTGATTCTGTGGTTAGTATCCTCATTGAAATGAAGCACTGCACGGTTGAAGAAATTATGCACCGGTATACCAATATGCAGTAA
- the trmY gene encoding tRNA (pseudouridine(54)-N(1))-methyltransferase TrmY, translated as MTSFTVIGHTASTDASFSLNDLPGGGGRMDLLCRAIASSLFLSHGIREDTICDIMLLGPPHPGKIIRFDGSALRSMSPDERNIASYIKKTLAIPTGKTFREAGPGLLIRKGVLADQLTEKNYAVLDESGTDIRNIASEDMPDAFLLSDNRNFSEEEMSCIRDLPKYSLGPAIVHADHAIVLILNEIDRRRSGWN; from the coding sequence ATGACATCGTTTACCGTCATTGGCCATACCGCAAGTACCGATGCATCATTCTCGTTAAATGACCTGCCTGGGGGAGGAGGGCGAATGGACCTCCTTTGTCGGGCAATCGCATCATCACTTTTTTTGTCCCACGGCATCCGGGAAGATACCATCTGTGATATCATGCTTCTAGGTCCGCCACATCCAGGTAAAATTATCCGGTTTGATGGATCAGCACTCAGAAGCATGTCACCAGATGAGCGAAACATTGCCTCGTATATAAAAAAAACGCTGGCGATTCCTACTGGAAAAACATTCCGGGAAGCAGGTCCGGGCCTTTTAATCAGGAAAGGAGTTCTGGCAGATCAGCTTACAGAGAAAAACTATGCTGTTCTTGATGAATCGGGGACAGATATCCGGAATATAGCCTCTGAAGATATGCCAGATGCATTCCTTCTCTCAGACAACCGGAACTTTTCAGAGGAGGAGATGAGTTGCATCAGGGATCTTCCGAAATATTCTCTCGGACCGGCAATTGTCCATGCAGATCATGCAATTGTTCTTATCCTCAACGAAATCGACCGAAGGAGATCAGGATGGAACTGA